From Vibrio crassostreae, one genomic window encodes:
- a CDS encoding pyridoxal-phosphate dependent enzyme yields MKLNNSPVTQHQFNDHTFFLKRDDQLHSHFCGNKARKFMKLLEDEHPETTTLISYGSAQANSLFSLAALAKIKGWTLEFYVDHLPEWLLERPIGNYRGAVDLGAKVISVKETGSELHPKEYIEQVRQPDSHCIVLPEGGRSQLAEYGVKQLAMEILSWTRFENQHDFVIALPAGTGSTALYLHKHLKLHNIPVLTCACVGGSDYLTQQFNELGETEHPQILSLETKHHFGKLYQQDYQTWLDLQEQTDIEFDLLYDPLMWQCLEQWQEDNPTKTIIYIHQGGILGNESMLPRYQRKYPDMCRSTTNASW; encoded by the coding sequence ATGAAACTAAATAATAGCCCTGTAACTCAGCATCAATTTAACGACCACACCTTTTTCTTAAAGCGTGACGATCAACTTCACTCACACTTTTGCGGTAACAAAGCCCGCAAGTTCATGAAGCTGCTGGAAGACGAGCACCCAGAGACCACAACCTTGATCAGCTATGGTTCTGCGCAGGCTAACTCTCTGTTCTCACTCGCGGCACTGGCAAAGATCAAAGGTTGGACGCTTGAGTTCTACGTCGATCATCTTCCCGAGTGGCTACTAGAACGCCCAATAGGTAATTACCGTGGTGCAGTAGACCTTGGCGCTAAGGTGATTTCAGTCAAAGAGACAGGCTCTGAGCTTCATCCTAAAGAGTATATTGAGCAAGTAAGACAACCTGACTCACACTGCATTGTGTTACCCGAGGGTGGCCGCTCTCAGCTTGCTGAGTATGGTGTTAAGCAATTGGCAATGGAAATACTGAGCTGGACTCGCTTCGAAAACCAACACGATTTTGTGATCGCACTCCCCGCAGGGACAGGTAGCACAGCTCTCTATCTTCATAAGCATTTAAAGCTGCACAACATCCCGGTATTAACCTGTGCTTGTGTTGGTGGCAGCGACTATTTAACGCAGCAATTTAATGAGCTAGGTGAAACCGAACATCCACAGATCTTATCGCTCGAAACCAAACACCACTTTGGAAAATTGTATCAACAGGATTATCAAACTTGGTTGGATCTACAAGAGCAAACCGACATCGAGTTTGACCTGCTTTACGACCCATTGATGTGGCAATGCTTAGAACAATGGCAAGAAGATAACCCAACTAAAACCATTATCTACATTCACCAAGGCGGTATCTTAGGTAACGAATCGATGCTGCCACGCTATCAGCGAAAATATCCAGATATGTGCCGTAGCACGACTAACGCTTCTTGGTAA
- a CDS encoding dienelactone hydrolase family protein — protein sequence MRKLTTLGLFSILLPFSAISGENVTYQVDGMDYEGYWSEASDQAPLVLLIHDWDGLTDYEKKRSEMLNELGYNVFAIDLFGKGIRPTEVKDKKQHTGELYKDREKMRALLNAGAMEAKRLGGNLDNNVIMGYCFGGAAVLEAARAGIPSKAYVTFHGGLSTPKGQDYSQTKAPVVVFHGTADAMISMHDFGSLAAQLESTKVPHEMITYSGAPHAFTVFGSNNYQHEADQKSWQRFTQLLSSVSR from the coding sequence ATGCGAAAACTCACTACACTCGGCCTGTTTTCAATCTTACTACCCTTTTCAGCTATTTCTGGAGAAAACGTCACTTACCAAGTCGACGGGATGGACTACGAAGGTTATTGGAGTGAAGCCAGTGACCAAGCGCCTTTGGTACTGCTAATTCACGATTGGGATGGCTTAACCGATTACGAAAAGAAGCGTTCTGAGATGCTCAACGAACTCGGTTACAACGTGTTCGCTATCGACCTGTTTGGTAAAGGCATTCGCCCAACCGAAGTGAAAGACAAAAAACAACACACAGGTGAACTGTACAAAGACAGAGAGAAAATGCGTGCGCTACTCAACGCAGGAGCCATGGAAGCGAAAAGACTTGGCGGCAACTTAGATAACAACGTAATAATGGGATACTGCTTTGGTGGAGCTGCTGTATTGGAAGCTGCTCGTGCGGGAATTCCTTCGAAGGCTTACGTAACCTTCCATGGCGGTTTATCAACACCAAAAGGCCAAGACTACTCGCAGACTAAAGCTCCCGTAGTCGTGTTCCACGGCACGGCTGATGCCATGATTTCAATGCACGACTTTGGAAGCCTCGCCGCTCAACTTGAATCAACCAAAGTTCCGCATGAGATGATCACTTATAGTGGTGCGCCACACGCCTTCACAGTATTCGGATCGAATAACTATCAACATGAAGCTGACCAAAAATCATGGCAACGCTTTACTCAGTTGTTAAGTTCGGTATCTCGTTAA
- a CDS encoding MalM family protein yields the protein MKYLAILPAVFALSACSTVTESPVSYHKTSPGLESLQNNENCCENLSTIQYQSVTNPEETSVSITTASPKIEFKSGRSFAGGLKLPATLDAIRFSVTSNASYSAFVPSLLVLDKNYQPLDVIGNESIKYQPLSLLDGAQYGAQIELQERYLNGEAPAYLVVFTTSEALAKTTPVEKPSDMAIRSGDIQANIAHNTDYAIPHSAIGKVSFDFKFTAVTTVVEEQNRQKRVQQIIPESTVAQSDLLTENTLNKKEVYQTLIENSVSSGDFSAALTYVEESERLGIEGMRNSFVDAMKQYQKAQ from the coding sequence ATGAAATATTTAGCAATTCTACCAGCGGTATTCGCACTAAGCGCCTGTTCAACAGTGACAGAGTCACCGGTTAGCTACCACAAAACTTCTCCGGGGCTAGAGTCACTACAGAACAACGAAAACTGCTGTGAAAACCTGAGTACAATTCAATATCAAAGCGTTACGAACCCAGAAGAAACATCTGTTTCGATCACCACAGCAAGCCCTAAGATCGAGTTCAAATCGGGTCGATCCTTTGCTGGAGGGCTAAAGCTTCCTGCAACACTAGATGCTATTCGTTTTTCAGTGACTTCAAATGCTAGTTATTCAGCATTCGTTCCGTCACTTTTAGTCTTAGACAAAAATTACCAGCCGCTAGATGTCATTGGCAATGAAAGTATTAAGTACCAACCACTTAGCCTGCTTGATGGTGCACAATATGGCGCGCAAATCGAACTGCAAGAACGTTACTTAAACGGCGAGGCTCCTGCTTACTTGGTCGTATTCACAACCAGCGAAGCACTCGCGAAAACAACTCCTGTCGAAAAACCAAGTGATATGGCGATACGTTCTGGTGATATCCAGGCAAACATCGCTCATAACACGGACTACGCCATCCCTCATTCTGCAATCGGGAAAGTCTCCTTTGATTTTAAATTCACAGCGGTAACCACCGTTGTTGAAGAACAAAACCGTCAAAAGCGAGTTCAACAAATTATTCCAGAATCAACCGTAGCCCAATCAGATTTATTAACGGAAAATACACTGAATAAGAAAGAGGTTTATCAAACTCTTATAGAAAACTCGGTTTCATCTGGAGATTTTAGTGCAGCACTGACTTACGTTGAAGAATCTGAGCGATTAGGAATCGAAGGGATGCGAAACTCCTTTGTTGACGCGATGAAGCAATATCAAAAAGCACAATAA